From Zingiber officinale cultivar Zhangliang chromosome 5B, Zo_v1.1, whole genome shotgun sequence, the proteins below share one genomic window:
- the LOC121985601 gene encoding remorin 4.1-like, which translates to MWNDRSVTRAEHGEGEDIPELRDIHPLTPRSLASRGRRRDPWDGAGSLSVRTNVSLIDSTMTRELSAMVVSGSNAQQNGSGHYGNESNDRGEDVLGEEVAEVSTETNPLAIVPTDPIASPGLTSPPGAGDDEGAGEVGLPPVHVVRREEVESKVAAWQTAEVAKVNNRYKREEVIINGWESEQVEKATAWLKRVERKLEKQRARAMEKMQNDIAKAQQKAAEKKASAEAKRGTKVARVLELANFMRAVGRAPSKRSFF; encoded by the exons ATGTGGAATGATCGAAGCGTGACAAGAGCAGAGCATGGAGAAGGCGAAGACATCCCCGAGCTGCGCGACATCCACCCACTGACCCCCCGCTCCCTCGCTAGCCGCGGCCGCCGGAGGGACCCCTGGGACGGCGCCGGAAGTCTTTCGGTGAGGACGAACGTCAGCTTGATCGACTCGACTATGACCAGGGAGCTCAGCGCTATGGTCGTCTCCGGCTCCAACGCGCAGCAGAACGGAAGCGGTCATTATGGCAACGAGAGCAACGACAGAGGCGAAGATGTGCTAGGAGAGGAGGTGGCGGAGGTGTCGACGGAGACGAACCCGCTCGCTATCGTACCCACTGATCCCATCGCGTCGCCGGGGCTTACGTCGCCGCCCGGTGCGGGGGACGACGAGGGCGCGGGGGAGGTAGGGTTGCCGCCGGTGCacgtggtgaggagggaggaggtGGAGTCGAAGGTGGCGGCGTGGCAGACGGCGGAGGTGGCCAAGGTCAACAACAGGTACAAACGCGAGGAGGTGATCATCAACGGGTGGGAGAGCGAGCAGGTGGAGAAAGCCACTGCTTGGCTGAAGAGAGTCGAG AGGAAGCTGGAAAAGCAGAGGGCGAGGGCGATGGAGAAGATGCAAAACGACATTGCGAAAGCACAACAGAAGGCGGCGGAGAAGAAGGCGTCGGCGGAGGCGAAGAGGGGGACGAAGGTAGCTAGGGTGTTGGAACTGGCCAACTTCATGAGAGCCGTGGGCAGAGCTCCCTCTAAGCGCTCCTTCTTCTAG
- the LOC121985600 gene encoding inositol-phosphate phosphatase-like isoform X2 has translation MAESFPLDEFLDVAVDASKIAGEVIREAFYQTKRPEHKGQVDLVTETDKACEELVFNHLKHSFPNHRFIGEETSAAFGTDELTAEPTWIIDPIDGTTNFVHGFPFVCISIGLTIEKIPVLGVVYNPIMGEDTTERDKPSVDAITNRISKLLYKVRSVRMSGSLALDLCGVACGRLDLCYHIGFGGPWDVAAAAVIIGEAGGLVFDPSGGDLDIMSRRVAASNGHLKDALVDALKGSA, from the exons ATGGCCG AAAGTTTCCCGCTCGACGAGTTCCTCGACGTCGCCGTGGACGCCTCTAAAATCGCTGGAGAG GTCATCCGCGAGGCGTTCTACCAGACGAAACGCCCGGAGCACAAAGGGCAG GTGGATTTGGTAACTGAAACTGATAAGGCTTGTGAAGAACTTGTCTTCAACCACCTCAAACACAGTTTCCCTAATCACAGG TTCATTGGTGAAGAAACATCTGCTGCTTTTGGTACCGATGAGCTGACTGCTGAGCCCACATGGATTATTGATCCAATTGATGGCACCACTAATTTTGTCCATGG GTTCCCATTTGTTTGCATATCTATTGGCCTTACCATCGAGAAGATTCCTGTTCTCGGTGTTGTTTACAACCCAATAATGGGTGAG GATACTACCGAGCGTGATAAACCTTCTGTTGATGCAATAACCAACAGAATCAGTAAGTTGCTTTATAAG GTGAGATCTGTTAGGATGAGTGGTTCCCTTGCATTAGACCTTTGTGGTGTTGCGTGTGGGAGGCTTGATCTATGCTACCATATAGGATTCGGTGGCCCATG GGATGTGGCAGCTGCTGCTGTAATTATTGGTGAAGCTGGAGGACTAGTCTTTGACCC GTCCGGTGGGGATTTGGACATCATGTCTCGCAGAGTGGCAGCGTCAAATGGCCATCTGAAGGATGCTTTGGTCGATGCACTGAAGGGATCCGCGTAG
- the LOC121985600 gene encoding inositol-phosphate phosphatase-like isoform X1, which translates to MAESFPLDEFLDVAVDASKIAGEVIREAFYQTKRPEHKGQVDLVTETDKACEELVFNHLKHSFPNHRFIGEETSAAFGTDELTAEPTWIIDPIDGTTNFVHGFPFVCISIGLTIEKIPVLGVVYNPIMGELFTGVLGQGAFLNGDPIKASSQTQLISALLVTEDTTERDKPSVDAITNRISKLLYKVRSVRMSGSLALDLCGVACGRLDLCYHIGFGGPWDVAAAAVIIGEAGGLVFDPSGGDLDIMSRRVAASNGHLKDALVDALKGSA; encoded by the exons ATGGCCG AAAGTTTCCCGCTCGACGAGTTCCTCGACGTCGCCGTGGACGCCTCTAAAATCGCTGGAGAG GTCATCCGCGAGGCGTTCTACCAGACGAAACGCCCGGAGCACAAAGGGCAG GTGGATTTGGTAACTGAAACTGATAAGGCTTGTGAAGAACTTGTCTTCAACCACCTCAAACACAGTTTCCCTAATCACAGG TTCATTGGTGAAGAAACATCTGCTGCTTTTGGTACCGATGAGCTGACTGCTGAGCCCACATGGATTATTGATCCAATTGATGGCACCACTAATTTTGTCCATGG GTTCCCATTTGTTTGCATATCTATTGGCCTTACCATCGAGAAGATTCCTGTTCTCGGTGTTGTTTACAACCCAATAATGGGTGAG CTGTTTACTGGGGTCCTTGGGCAAGGTGCTTTCCTAAATGGAGATCCTATAAAAG CTTCGTCTCAAACTCAACTTATTTCTGCCCTTCTAGTGACAGAG GATACTACCGAGCGTGATAAACCTTCTGTTGATGCAATAACCAACAGAATCAGTAAGTTGCTTTATAAG GTGAGATCTGTTAGGATGAGTGGTTCCCTTGCATTAGACCTTTGTGGTGTTGCGTGTGGGAGGCTTGATCTATGCTACCATATAGGATTCGGTGGCCCATG GGATGTGGCAGCTGCTGCTGTAATTATTGGTGAAGCTGGAGGACTAGTCTTTGACCC GTCCGGTGGGGATTTGGACATCATGTCTCGCAGAGTGGCAGCGTCAAATGGCCATCTGAAGGATGCTTTGGTCGATGCACTGAAGGGATCCGCGTAG
- the LOC121985604 gene encoding uncharacterized protein LOC121985604, translating to MERNSGGFGSMVIQSTVVGAIVAYRIHLGVAAALAAAAISLASVGPNFATVAGFFWPLLVSTVALLGAVAILLRISPLPREAYGEGLVDFVAGCAEVSQLAASESYHHEGDSEPCDEEAEAEAEAERPM from the exons ATGGAAAGAAACAG TGGTGGCTTCGGATCGATGGTGATCCAGTCGACGGTGGTGGGAGCGATTGTGGCGTACCGGATCCACCTGGGCGTCGCTGCCGCCCTAGCCGCCGCGGCCATCTCGCTCGCAAGCGTCGGCCCCAACTTCGCTACCGTGGCTGGCTTCTTCTGGCCCCTCCTCGTATCCACTGTCGCTTTACTCGGCGCCGTCGCGATCCTACTCCGGATCTCGCCGCTCCCGCGGGAGGCCTACGGGGAGGGCCTTGTCGACTTCGTCGCCGGCTGCGCGGAGGTCTCTCAGCTTGCTGCGAGTGAGAGTTACCACCACGAGGGCGATTCGGAGCCGTGTGATGaagaggcggaggcggaggcggaggcggagcgCCCCATGTAG
- the LOC121985605 gene encoding acyl carrier protein-like, whose product MQYLRNSIVKHLRLSWSSPGLPEFLAAGRLLEAPERLFCSSSTSEDLTNRVLEAVKKFDRIDANKVTEKADFRKDLNLDSLDRVELVMAIEQEFSIEIPDEKADKLACCADVVKYISETTQVEKDNS is encoded by the exons ATGCAATACTTGAGGAATTCGATAGTGAAGCATTTGCGTCTGAGCTGGTCATCACCCGGGCTACCAGAGTTTCTAGCAGCAGGAAGATTACTCGAGGCACCGGAGAGGCTTTTTTGCTCATCGTCAACCTCGGAGGATCTCACAAATCGCGTGCTTGAGGCGGTCAAGAAGTTTGACAGGATCGACGCAAACAAG GTGACAGAAAAGGCTGACTTCAGAAAGGACCTTAATCTAGACAGCTTGGACAGGGTTGAGCTGGTTATGGCCATTGAGCAGGAGTTCTCCATTGAAATTCCTGATGAGAAGGCAGATAAACTTGCTTGCTGTGCCGATGTGGTCAAATACATATCTGAAACTACGCAAGTGGAGAAAGACAATTCCTAA
- the LOC121985603 gene encoding nuclear transcription factor Y subunit B-3-like: MADSDNESGGHNQGHSGAGAVGELSSPKEQDRFFLPIANVSRIMKKALPANAKISKDAKETVQECVSEFISFITGEASDKCQREKRKTINGDDLLWAMTTLGFEEYVEPLKVYLQRFRETEGEKGGGGPSSSSSTPHQQMDSVAASMGIGTNMPGYAAGAPAMYGGGMTMMMGQQMYAPQSSSSPYHLPQMTMSEKNSTASGGGFDGAGLNSSSSKPGYK, from the coding sequence ATGGCGGATTCGGATAACGAATCCGGCGGGCACAACCAAGGCCACTCGGGAGCAGGAGCGGTAGGGGAGCTATCGTCGCCGAAGGAGCAGGATCGCTTCTTCCTGCCCATCGCCAACGTCAGCCGCATCATGAAGAAGGCGCTCCCGGCGAACGCCAAGATCTCCAAGGACGCCAAGGAGACTGTGCAGGAGTGCGTGTCGGAGTTCATCAGCTTCATCACGGGGGAGGCCTCCGACAAGTGCCAGCGCGAGAAGCGAAAGACCATAAACGGCGACGACCTCCTCTGGGCCATGACCACCCTCGGCTTCGAGGAGTACGTCGAGCCTCTCAAGGTCTACCTGCAGCGTTTCCGCGAAACGGAGGGCGAGAAGGGAGGCGGTGGTCCATCGTCGTCCTCGTCGACGCCGCACCAGCAGATGGACTCCGTCGCCGCCTCTATGGGTATCGGGACCAATATGCCCGGCTACGCTGCCGGCGCGCCTGCCATGTACGGTGGCGGAATGACGATGATGATGGGGCAGCAGATGTACGCCCCGCAGTCCTCATCCTCGCCGTACCATCTTCCCCAGATGACCATGTCGGAAAAGAACAGCACGGCGAGCGGTGGCGGCTTCGACGGCGCCGGTTTGAACTCCTCCTCCTCCAAGCCGGGATATAAATAG
- the LOC121985607 gene encoding uncharacterized protein LOC121985607 isoform X1, with the protein MGSHCLVHLELLMYYFLLVQKAVHPEMIVQHLTLLEVMILILKLKILVIHEQWERAALRRKKSQTVIMRSEDQPSVSGSSSDPGLSPPEPTQNMVDLEDTVNKSFFEHSKVSPCKNGNFFEHFKHSQNVDNLEDSTNKFSSEHFKASPSKCSSSRSNSRKNISNMTNGKIGNDPFFGNSRKETPVGSDTSTGISCEVPSFQKNKSLYESSSLRSQTFETHADLNETNTPDVQMQGSATVSVDGFSRMGKAERSPPGNSPSASAIRDEMDFQYEEPNPGKPTKAMDSKHPMAGCSYNHSEKEYDHSAESQHDNPGLQEINPGAKGMSFVQQIIHSMIQYMMNQ; encoded by the coding sequence ATGGGTTCCCACTGTTTGGTTCATCTAGAACTCCTCATGTACTATTTTCTTCTTGTTCAGAAAGCAGTTCATCCAGAAATGATAGTTCAACATTTAACACTTCTGGAAGTGATGATTCTGATTTTGAAGTTGAAGATATTAGTGATCCATGAACAGTGGGAAAGAGCTGCTCTTAGGAGAAAAAAATCACAAACAGTGATAATGAGGTCTGAAGATCAGCCTAGTGTATCAGGATCAAGTTCTGATCCAGGATTGTCACCACCGGAACCTACTCAAAATATGGTTGATTTGGAAGACACTGTAAACAAGAGCTTCTTTGAGCATTCCAAAGTATCTCCTTGTAAGAATGGCAACTTCTTTGAGCATTTCAAACACTCTCAAAATGTTGATAACTTGGAAGACTCTACAAACAAGTTCTCTTCTGAACATTTTAAAGCATCACCTTCCAAGTGCAGTTCAAGTCGTTCAAATtccagaaaaaatatttctaatatgACCAATGGTAAAATCGGGAATGATCCCTTTTTTGGTAATAGCAGAAAAGAGACTCCTGTTGGTTCTGATACATCTACTGGAATCAGCTGTGAAGTGCCTAGTTTTCAGAAGAATAAATCATTATATGAAAGCAGCTCTTTGAGATCTCAGACCTTTGAAACTCATGCTGATCTTAATGAAACTAATACTCCTGATGTACAAATGCAGGGGAGCGCTACTGTCAGTGTTGATGGGTTTAGTCGCATGGGAAAAGCTGAGAGAAGTCCACCAGGAAATTCTCCCTCCGCAAGTGCAATTAGGGATGAAATGGACTTCCAGTATGAAGAACCTAATCCTGGAAAACCAACCAAAGCTATGGATTCAAAGCACCCTATGGCTGGCTGCTCTTATAATCATAGTGAGAAAGAATATGACCATTCTGCAGAATCACAACATGACAACCCAGGTCTCCAGGAAATTAATCCAGGGGCAAAGGGGATGTCCTTTGTGCAACAGATCATTCATTCAATGATCCAATACATGATGAACCAGTAA
- the LOC121985607 gene encoding nuclear transcription factor Y subunit B-like isoform X2 → MNSSVLLKKNGHKGIVRYSLRQKKHRDCGRGKKAENLCLLDMEKRQKQRVEEIRESQRKDEQTIPLKGLSRAEVRKELDKMEWRYRDMASLLRGTRHLPCHTRVVGELSSPKEQDRFLPITNVSRIIKKALPASAKISKDAKEMVQECISEFIIFITGEASDKCQCEKRKTINGDDLLWAMTTLGFEEYVEPLKV, encoded by the exons ATGAATTCAAGCGTGCTGCTGAAGAAGAATGGGCACAAAGGAATCGTGAGATACAGTCTCAG GCAGAAGAAGCACAGAGATTGCGGAAGAGGAAAAAAAGCTGAAAACCTGTGCTTATTAGACATGGAGAAAAGGCAAAAGCAACGGGTAGAGGAAATCAGAGAATCACAGAGGAAG GATGAGCAGACGATACCTCTGAAAGGACTTAGCCGTGCTGAAGTAAGAAAAGAGCTGGATAAGATGGAATGGAGATACAGGGACATGGCTTCACTTCTTCGGGGGACTAGGCATCTCCCATGTCACACGAG AGTGGTAGGGGAGCTGTCGTCGCCGAAGGAGCAGGATCGCTTCCTGCCCATCACCAACGTTAGCCGCATCATCAAGAAGGCACTCCCGGCGAGCGCCAAGATCTCCAAGGACGCCAAGGAGATGGTGCAGGAGTGCATCTCGGAGTTCATCATCTTCATCACGGGGGAGGCCTCGGACAAGTGCCAGTGTGAGAAGCGAAAGACCATCAACGGTGATGACCTCCTCTGGGCTATGACCACCCTTGGCTTCGAGGAGTACGTCGAGCCTCTCAAGGTCTAA
- the LOC121985606 gene encoding uncharacterized protein LOC121985606, with protein sequence MSKGQYQTRIQSGRRALEKCKSKTIEIIDVEKGKNVIIDAPESSHQGSGSLKGKINEIPSVVIHIADEEGENDKLHSNAYQHSSNSRVSPLFGSHSALQELDDEECVMYSKEDLSSSYSSRNGFPLFGSSGTPHVLDSSCSEISSSRNDSSTFNTSGSDDSDFEVEDISGHIHEQWERAALRRKKSQTVRMRSEDQSSVSGSSSDPGLSPPEPTQNMVDLEDSVNKSFFEHSKVSPCKNGNFFDHFKHSQNVDNLEDSTNKFSSEHFKASPSKCGSSRSDSRKNISNMTNGKIRNDPFFGNSRKESPVGSDTSTRISCEVPSFQKNNSLYESSSLRSQTFETHADLNETSTPDVQMQGSATVSVDGFSCMGKAERSPPGNSPSASAIRDEMDFQYEGPNPRKPTKAMDSKHPMAGCSYNHSEKEYGHSAESQHDNPGLQEINPGAKGMSFVQQIHSFNDPIHDEPVIKHSADLFGSETEAIHGKSTSKNDTENGALCQNLSLHVGMQDLSLSLDNLTGDLEKHNEIVMKPIVPKDQSVSISEREKLKESDEYKRAAEEEWAQRNREIQSQAEEAQRLRKRKKAESLRLLDMEKRQKQRVEEIRESQKKDEQTIHLKELIRAEVRKELDKMEWRYRDMASLLRGLGIHVEGGPSPMSHEVNAAYKQALLRFHPDRASRTDIRKQVEAEETFKMISRLKEKLLPAL encoded by the exons ATGTCGAAGGGTCAATACCAAACAAGAATTCAATCAGGGAGGAGAGCACTTGAAAAATGCAAAAGCAAGACAATTGAGATCAttgatgttgaaaaagggaaaaatGTTATAATAGATGCTCCAGAGTCTTCTCATCAAGGTTCTGGTTCCCTAAAGGGTAAAATTAATGAAATTCCTTCTGTTGTTATACACATTGCTGATGAAGAGGGAGAAAATGATAAGCTTCATAGTAATGCATATCAGCATTCCTCAAACAGCAGAGTGTCTCCTCTGTTTGGCAGTCATTCAGCACTACAAGAATTAGATGATGAAGAATGTGTAATGTACTCAAAGGAAGATCTTTCCTCTTCTTACTCTAGTAGAAATGGGTTCCCACTGTTTGGTTCATCTGGAACTCCTCATGTACTAGATTCTTCTTGTTCAGAAATCAGTTCATCCAGAAATGATAGTTCAACATTTAACACTTCCGGGAGTGATGACTCTGATTTTGAAGTTGAAGATATTAGTGGACATATCCATGAACAGTGGGAAAGAGCTGCTCTTAGGAGAAAAAAATCACAAACAGTGAGAATGAGGTCTGAAGATCAGTCTAGTGTATCAGGATCAAGTTCTGATCCAGGATTGTCACCACCGGAACCTACTCAAAATATGGTTGATTTGGAAGACTCTGTAAACAAGAGCTTCTTTGAGCATTCCAAAGTATCTCCTTGTAAGAATGGCAACTTCTTTGATCATTTCAAACACTCTCAAAATGTTGATAACTTGGAAGACTCTACAAACAAGTTCTCTTCTGAACATTTTAAAGCATCACCTTCCAAGTGCGGTTCAAGTCGTTCAGATtccagaaaaaatatttctaatatgACCAATGGTAAAATCAGGAATGATCCCTTTTTTGGTAATAGCAGAAAAGAGTCTCCTGTTGGTTCTGATACATCTACTAGAATCAGCTGTGAAGTGCCTAGTTTTCAGAAGAATAATTCATTATATGAAAGCAGCTCTTTGAGATCTCAGACCTTTGAAACTCATGCTGATCTTAATGAAACTAGTACTCCTGATGTACAAATGCAAGGGAGCGCTACTGTCAGTGTTGATGGGTTTAGTTGCATGGGAAAAGCTGAGAGAAGTCCACCAGGAAATTCTCCCTCTGCAAGTGCAATTAGGGATGAAATGGACTTCCAGTATGAAGGACCTAATCCTAGAAAACCAACCAAAGCTATGGATTCAAAGCACCCTATGGCTGGATGCTCTTACAATCATAGTGAGAAAGAATATGGCCATTCTGCAGAATCACAACATGACAACCCAGGTCTCCAGGAAATTAATCCAGGGGCAAAGGGGATGTCCTTTGTGCAACAGATTCATTCATTCAATGATCCAATACATGATGAACCAGTAATCAAACATAGCGCTGATTTATTTGGCTCTGAAACTGAAGCCATTCATGGAAAATCTACTTCCAAAAATGATACAGAAAATGGAGCTTTGTGCCAGAACTTATCTTTACATGTAGGCATGCAAGATTTATCTTTGTCCTTGGATAACCTTACTGGTGACCTTGAAAAGCATAATGAAATTGTGATGAAGCCAATTGTACCCAAGGATCAGAGCGTCTCAATAAGTGAACGTGAAAAACTTAAGGAATCAGATGAATACAAGCGTGCTGCTGAAGAAGAATGGGCACAAAGGAATCGTGAGATACAGTCTCAG GCAGAAGAAGCACAGAGATTGCGGAAGAGGAAAAAAGCTGAAAGCCTGCGTTTACTAGACATGGAGAAAAGGCAAAAGCAACGGGTAGAGGAAATTAGAGAATCACAGAAGAAG GATGAGCAGACGATACATCTGAAAGAACTTATCCGTGCTGAAGTAAGAAAAGAGCTGGATAAGATGGAATGGAGATACAGGGACATGGCTTCACTTCTTCGGGGACTAGGCATCCATGTTGAAGGCGGTCCATCTCCCATGTCACACGAG GTCAATGCTGCTTATAAACAAGCGTTACTGAGATTTCATCCTGACAGAGCTTCAAGAACTGACATCCGCAAACAGGTTGAAGCAGAAGAGACGTTTAAAATGATTTCACGCTTGAAAGAAAAGCTGCTGCCCGCACTATAA